gtaacaatatagaacaagctaagagatatagagagaaagagaggagagattcttattttttcttcaattgtgtgATCTTTCCatctattacaagacctttatataagcatgaaaaataaagaaatatgtcattgaatatgtcattaagcatttgaaatCATTAAGGAAGATCATGGAGTTACAATCATAACTCTATAAGTATTATAGTAGTGAAAGTTATGGAGATAATGGAGAATAGTAGTGAGCGTTACTCCTTTGGTGGTTatggacatccaccataattcaagattttataacactcccccttcgATGTCCATAGTTATTGTGCATCGTTAAAACCTTGCTAAGAAAAAACCCCATAGAAAAAAAATCGTAGTGAAGGATAAAGAGTACACATATCATATAATACGCATGgcttgttgcctcattaaaaaccttgccaggaaaacccagtgggataaAACCgtaactaagggaaaaagagtacaacgtgtatttgcctccccctgatgaaaacatcAATTTATTTCACCTACATGATGTGTTCCAATCATGTATACCAACTTCTCAAATGTTGAGGTTGATCATGCTTCGTTGAATAGAATCACCAAATTATCAAGCGAACAAATTCATTGAACATCTATTTCACCGTTCGGTGAAGATTATATCTAATAAAGAACTTTGatgaaatatatgatttattttgtcTCCTTCAATATATACTTCTTTCAATTGAGATAAGCAAACATCATCGTTTTCACTATTATTGGAGTCTTCTCTTCAAAGTAAAGTCACACATCGGTTGTGTGTTGAGTGACTTGATATATCAGTTGCTAGTATATTGACATTGTGGAATAAGTATCAACAATTGATTGCCTTGTGAAATAATAATATGGCAGTACCCTCACATACAAATAGATTGTTTGAAGAACGAACTTCAGAAAATGCCTGCATTTGCATAACCAACAAAACTTTGGCAATATTTGTTAGAATAAACAAATCTATATCAAGGATTCCTTTTGCAATATAATCCTAATAGTATTCCAATATCTTCATATAGGAATAAAACTATATCTTGCTTGTATATTGTTATACTCATAGttctagcaagatacattagtgcaccaattgcactagaCACAAAAAAATATCAtgcacgccatgatcgttctaaTTCACATAAGAATTtgctgaagctttatttaataatttttttggaaaacttaatatgcttcagaacaatttaaatccttcaatgatttccattatacgcatatcaattTTGTCAtatgccagattaaaacctgaaatgactacatccaccacaggagaacatgtctaTATATAaccaatgccaggatatttacaaatcttcttgtgacaaaagtcgtctttatgtctatcgacttgattttttttcgcacaaaaacacaatatatacctccactggctttatactttcaagtgttgagaCTATTCGTCccacttcatatttttcaggtgaagtcaattttcattgcgtatttttcatttggccaatcatttatctgtctaaatttcatgacagatttgagctcaagatcctcgtcaatattaataatattgagcactatattatattaaaattatcgtcgacgatcattttgcaTCGGTTCCATCATCACTCATTAAAGACATAACTTACCGAGATCTAAATagtttcaggtacctgagcctctcccatgaggtcttataaagtgttatgtcgtggtgctcttatAGAGCACTTGTCACACCCTAAAACTACGTGACCGGTACCCGGTACTCTACCATACTCGAGTGAACCATCTCATAGATTAATACACATCCATATGCCTAATAGGAGGATGTGAAAGCCTCTCCAATTACAATCATTTTAAAATATACGACAAAACATGAATAATGTCTTTAGGTAAATATTTTTCCTTTGAAGTCAAAGATTCATAAAGATAAAAGAGAGTTTGATTCATGCACGCCATGTAAGTAACCATAGGATTACAACCCAAAATGAATACTACTATTGTCTATGGAATCTCTATGACACAAAATGGAATAGTCAACCAAGGTATAACCTAGTGGTTAAAAAGGATAGTAATATAATAAAGTTCTCCACGAATACTAGTGTGGAGTCTCACCAAATAACATCAATGGGAAATGTAGAGCTGCCCTATCCACGCGGCTCAAATTTCATAAGTATAGCAAAAATCCTCATTTCATCATTTGAAGATAAATCCTTGAATTCTAACTCCAACTTATTCGTTACACTTGTTATGGGATCTAGTCGTTCCACTAGAAACTCAAaataatatcattcaaacaaGACTCAACACTATTCATCATCCCTACCAATCAACTCTTCAATTTCAAGACTAGCTTCTAGGGATTTTATGAATAGATGTTTAAATACAAATTTAACTTCATAAATATACTCTATTATGTCCATGGAGTATAATACCCAAGTTTGGagtgaagggattacctcttTGTTAAACCCTAGAATTTCCAAGATTTGAGTTCTtgaagtgttcttgagattttcttcaGAAATCTATAATTTCCATGTAGTTGAAAAGTTAAGAGATGTAATTAATGAACTAAATCTACCGAGAAAGAATTAAATTCGTACCTTAAAGGTGTATTAATGGTAGAGAGATATTTTCTCTCTCTATGTCTTCAGAGACAAAGCCCCAAAATAAAAGACCAATCTCCTCCCGTAATTGCCTTTAAAAGGCTTCAAAATTCGGATGCCGCATGGGACGCATCGCATGCTTCATCGTATGCGTACCAGCTCTTTCAACCTCAGCGGACGCCAACTTTGGCACTATGGGACAAGTTCACTGCCTCACACTGGGTTCCAACTTATTTCGTACGCGATGGAGATGCGAAGCATCAAGTGCAGCATCCATCATTGAAATAACATTTTGGTCTTCAACTTTGTTTATTCCATTCCCCAACTTTACATGTTGCTTTTGTCTTTAATAATTAATCCCTTTGTCCCTTTGTTAGCCAACAACCTTTTTACTTTTTTCTAAATCCTTACTTGTCTAAATCCTTTTTTTCCGTTGCCAGCAAGAGGCTAGGATTTTAAAATCCTTGTTTTCTAATTAAATTCCAATTCTTCAAAGTTAGCTACATACCATTGAGTTCCCATAATTTCGGCCCTTCTGacataaaaacttgatatgcTCCAAATATATTTGTTGACCTTGTAACCTCAACTAATTCAATGATTAACTATTGAAATTATCCCTAAGTATTCCAATAACCTTGTTCCACTCGAATAACCATATATCtcttatttaataaattaactcgaattaattaagaaaattcaCTGGGCATTACACTCTCCCACActtagaaatattcgtcctcgaatgtaaatTTTTGGTCGTATTAAAGTCCAATAGTGTAATCTCCATGTCTTTCCTAACTCCTCAACTTTTAAGGATTCTAAATTTCACTAACTCTCTAAATTTTCAAGAATTTTGACAGAGTTTCCTTTGTTTATAGGCCTTATCCAAAATTTTCAACCTGCCAGTGAACCACGAGAATACAATATGAAAGTCCCCACACGCCTCTACTCATCACAACTACCTCCATAAATATATCCACAACCCCATATACCTCAAAACACCACTATAGCCACTATCGGTATcacaacaataatatttattaCCATAAGACAAGTCTAACAACCATGTACAATAGATGAACCAATCAATCACCTATCTCATGGAAGTCAATTATGATAAACTctaaacttaaaatttcaaaaaacaaaaaaatagccATACCTGAAGTCGTGAATAAGTGGGGATATCAGATTTTCATATCTTCCTCGTCCtctcaagtagcctcctcaacatCATGATTACGCCATAACACTTtaactgaagctatgtccttagTCCTCAACCTACGGACTTTCCTATCAAGAATCTCAACTGGTTCTTCGTTATAAGTTAAACCGTCATTTATTTCTACTACCTCCGGTGAGATGATGTGAGCAGGGTCGGGCACATACCCCCGTagcatcgatacatgaaaaaCAGGATGAACCAAAGTCATTGATGCAGGTAACTCcagcttgtaggctacttcaccaaTCCTTTTCAAGATTCGATATGGACCAATGAATCTAGgacttagcttgcccttcttcccaaatctcataactccATTCATTGGCGATACCTTCAAGAATACTTGATCACCCTCTTTAAACTCCAACTTACGTCGATGTACATTTGTATAGCATTTTTGTCGACTCTGATAAGTCTTAAGTCGTTGTTGAATCGAagtcaccttctctaaggcatcatgTACAAGATCGGGACCAAGTAGTCCTACATCagtcggctcaaaccatccaataggTGATCTACAACGTCgtccgtacaaagcctcatagggagccatttggatactagcatgatagctattattgtaggcaaattcaaTCAAAGGTAAGTGTTCATCCCAACTTCCACCAAAATCAAGGACACAAAcccgcaacatatcctcaagcatctgaatagtcctttcagcttgtccatcagtctgtggatgaaaagcggTACTCAAATTGACACTTGTACCCAATCCTTCTTGAAAGGACTGCCAAAAATGAGCAATAAACTGAGGCCCTCTATCGGATAtaatggaaactagaataccatgaagtctgacaatttCTTTCAAGTACAACTTAGAATACTGTGGTGCCATGTATGTCATCTTTACCGGTAAGAAATGCGCCGACTTTGTAAGtcggtctacaatcacccaaatagagtCATGCTTCAAGCGAGTGTGAGGCAAACCcacaacaaagtccatattaatcatctcccacttccaaaGTGGAATCTCAAGATTTTGAGCCAacccaccaggtctttgatgctcagcTTTTACATGTCAGCAATTTAAACATCTAGCCACGAAGTCcgaaatattttccttcatctTATTCCACCAATAGATCTCTCGTAAGCCCTTGTACATTGTTGTGGACCCTGGATGTATAGAATATCTCGAACTGTGTGCCTCAGCCATTTCATTACGAAGTCCATCAATATCTGGCACGTACAAGCGTCCATTCATCTTCAACACCCCTTCCCCGTCAAGAGAAAATGCAGGGATATCTTTAGATTGTACACTATTTTGAATATTCACCAGATTTGGATATTCAAATTGCTTAGCTTTGACAAGCTCAATAAAAGAGGAACGTGTCATGGCACAAGCGGCAATGTCTTTAGCTATTGGTAAGTATGCCAAAGTACCTCCTAACTTTCGGCTTAGCGCATCGGCTACCATATTCGCCTTTCTCGGATGGTAATAAATGCTTaaatcataatccttcaatagtTCTAATCATCTCCTTTGCCTCAGGTTTAATTCCCTCTGCTTGAATATATATTGTAAACTTTTATGATCGGTGTATACTTCACAGTGctcaccgtacaagtaatgccgccaaattttcaaatcaaatacaaCTGTGGCTAGTTCcaagtcatgggttggatagttcttctcatggatcttcaattGTCTacaagcataagcaataaccttACCTTTCTGCATCAAGACACAACCCAACCCAACCCTAAAGGCGTCATAATACACCACAAATCCATCTGAACGTGTTGGCAAGGTCAACGCTGGTGATGTAGTCAATCTAGCTTTCAACTCATTAAAGCTTCTTTCACAAGTATCCGACCACTGAAATTTCGCTGCTTTCTGCGTCAATTTGGTTAACGGAAACACAAGAGTAGAAAATCCTTCAACAAACCGCCAATAGTAGCCTGCTAATCCCAAGAAACTGTGGATCTCTGTCGGTGTAgttggtctaggccaactcttaGCCGCttcaatcttttgaggatcaaccttaataccttcACTCACATGACTCAAGAATGCTacggattcaagccaaaattcacattagagaatttggcatataactcATTCTTCAAAAGCGTCCGCAACACTATTCTCAAATGATTGGCATGCTCCTCTTGACTTCGTGAATTgactaatatgtcatcaatgaaaacaatcaagAATTTGTCAAGAAATGATTTGAAAACTCGATTCATTAGATCCATAAAGGTTGTGGgtgcatttgttagcccaaatgacatcaccaaaaattgaTAATGCCCGTAGCGGGTCCGAAAAGTCGTTTTGGGAATATCCTTCTCTCAAATttttcaattgatgataccctgaccttaaatcaatcttcgagaagaACTTTGCCccttgcaactggtcaaacaagtcatctatccgaGGTAGTGGGTACCTATTCTTGATGGTCACTTTGTTAAGTtgcctgtagtcaatacacatcctcaaagaaccatctttctttttcacaaacagcactggtgcaccccaaggagacacactaggtctaataaacccTTTGTCCAATAAATCtttcaactgctccttcaattatCTCAACTCAACTGGAGTCATTCGGTGTGGGGGAATAGATATCGACTGAGTATCTAGCACCAAATCTATCCCAAAGTCGATGGCCTGATCTGgtggaatacctggaagctcgtcaggaaaaacatcaggaaactcttTAACAACTGGCACATACTAAATGCTTGTTACCTCCACAGTTGTGTCAGTGACTCTGACTAAATGATAAAGACATCATTTCATAATAATGTTCTTTGCCTTAACGTATGAAATAAACTTACCTCGAGGCTCATCCACTCACGAACTGACTTATTAGGAAACTCAAACTTGACCACCTTAGCACGACAATCAAGAATGGTGTAACACTTGTATAACCAATCAATCCCCatgatcacatcaaagtcaaccatttcTAGCTCAATGAGGTATGTCGTAGTCTCTCGATCTTGAATTATAATCACACAACCCCTATAGACGCGAGAGGCTATAACATAATCTCCCACTGGAGTCGACACAGAAAATGGTTCAAGTAGTTGTTCTAGCTCTATCCCAAAATCTAAAGCAAAGTACGGAGTAACATAGGAAAAAGTAGATATGGGGTCCATAAGTGCATAAACATCTAGAGTACAAACAATAAGTATACCTGTGAAGACAACATTTGAAGCCTCCGCAGTTGGGCGAGTAGGCATGGCATAGAAACGAAGATGAGTCCCCTGGGAAGTAATAGTTGTCTACGACACCTTTCCTGCATTTTGCCCACTGTGGGCCCTaggttgtaatgacccggctggtcgttccgagagttatagccttGTTTCCTCCATTGctgcttctttatatgttgttcagctgtgttgtgTTGTATCGGGTTGGTAGGTTCGAGTCCGGAgtagtttcggagtggaatgagacactcaAGCTCTTATTTagaaggttaagttggaaaagtcaaccggatattgacttatgagtaaacgatctcggattgggatttttatggttcggataattccgttaggtgattttagaattaggagcgtgtccggaatgtaatttggaggttagTGGcagaattaggtttgaattggcgaaattaaaaatttggtgatttccggtcggcaatggaaaatttgacatcggagtcggaatggaatttcgggagttggattagattcgtagtgtcatttgtgatgtttgtgcaaaatttaaggttattcggacaaggtttgataggtttcggcatcggttgtggaagtttgaggtttcaagtctattaagcttgaattggtgtgcgattcacatttttgttattgtttgatgtgattcgagagcTCGATTGAGTTTGTATgctattttaggacttgatggtacctttggttgaggtttcagagcctcgggtgtgtttcggggtgagttttgagctaGTCCGGGCATTTCCGAAACTCAGGTATGGTTCTGGTGCTTTGAATTTCGCGGACCTCAGCAGAATTTCGAGGACCTCAGCAGAATTCCGCAGACCTCAGCAGAATTTTGCCGACCACATAATTCTGCCGCGGCCGCACTCCGGGGAAACGTTCTGCAGATCcgttggtccgacttcggaagcctatataaACAGGGTTTAGtgcattatttcacattttaaacCTAGGGAAACTACCAATTAAGACCAAAAACCCGAAATTTACTCAAACCCTACCCCCGGGACCACgactcgaaatcgggtaaaagtcacaaattacgaacactcattcacttacgagtccaaacatactagtttcactcaaatccgacttcgaattaacattcaaatcccaaaaatttattttatgaagtttctacaatttttcccaaattttcacctcaaagtactaatcagatgatgaaatcattgatatattcatgtatattaaccaaattcgatttagaatcacttaccccgatgaatttcttgaaaaacccacgaacaatcgccacaaaccgaactccctaggtccaaaatgtgaaataatgcccTAAACCCTGTTTATATAGTGCACCCTCTAAACTCGGACCAGCACGGCCGCGCCTCCTAGGTCCTGCGGTTGCGAAAACATGGTGTGGCCGCACTTTTTGGTGGTTTCActgccaggctttagtattttgttcATACCTTTCTCTATAGATGTCCAAAGGATGACTTCTTTACCTTGCTGGAAACTacacacgaagggctacaacttttgtttttgaatcatttccaaattccttgtagataaaACGATATAGGCTTCCAAAATCAAACCAGCGGATCTGCAGAACTTTTCCCCGGAGTGCGGCGGCGGCAGAATAATGTGGTCCGCGAAATACTGCTAAGGTCCGCAAAATTCAAAGCACCAGAACCATACCTGAGTTCCGAAAATGCCCGGACTCTCTCAAAACTCAccctgaaacacacctgaggcctccggaacctcaaccaaaggtaccatcaagtcctaaaataccatacaaactcaATCGAgctctcgaatcacatcaaacaataacaaaaacatgaatcgcacaccaattcaatcttaatggacttgaaacctcaaacttgcacaaccgatgccaaaacctatcaaacctcgtctgaataacctcaaattttgtacacacgtaaCAAATGACACGTCGAATCTAatccaactcccggaattccattccgactccgatGTCAAACTTTCCACTGCCGATCGGAAAtcaccaaattttcaatttcgccaattcaacccTAATTCTGCCACGggcctccaaattatattccggacacgctcttaagtccaaaatcacctaactgagctatctgaaccataaaaatcccaatccgagatcgtttacttataagtcaacatccagttgacttttccaacttaaccttctaaataagagactgagtgtctcattccactccgaaactacTCCGGGCCCAAACCTACCAACCCGATACAACACAACACagttgaacaacacataaagaagcagaaatgggtgAAACAGGGCTATGATTCTTggaacgaccggccgggtcattacattctccccctcttaaacaaacgttcgtcctcgaacgagtctagaaacatacctagagtctcaaatggGTTTGGATATCTTCTCCGcttctcccgctcggtctcccaggtagcctcctccacgggatGGCCTCttcactgcaccttcactgaagctatgtcctttgacctcaactttcgaacctgccgatccaaaatagccaccggctccacatcataagtcatatcaccctctaactgaaccgtactgaaatccaaaacatgggacggatctccaatatactttcggagcatggaaacatgaaacattgggtgcacactcgacaagctgggtggcaaggcaagcttataagccaccccctatcctctgaagcaacTCAAAAGTCCCAATGAATCGGGGGCTCTACTTGCccctctttccaaacctcataacacccttcatgggtgataccttcagaaaaaccttctccccaaccatgaaagatacatcacagaccttcctgtcCGTATAGCTCTTCTAcctagactgcgtcgtgcgaagccgctcctaaatcaatctctccttatctaatgcatcctggaccaaatttgtgcccaagagcctagcctcacccggctcaaaccacccaaccgaagatctacacctcctcccatataaagcctcatacggggccatttgtatactcgactgataactgttgttatatgcaaactccgcgagtggcagaaactggtcccatgaaacCCCCAAATTAATgatacaagcacgcaacatgtcctccaatatctgaatagtgcgctctgaatTCCCGtacgtctgagggtgaaaagttatgctcaacataacctgagtacccaactctcgctgcacggccctccaaaactgcgatgtaaactgagtgcccctatctgaaatgatagaaactgggacaccatgcaggcgaacaatctctcggatgtaaatcttagTCAACtgctctgaagtgtaagtagtaccaactggaatgaagtgtgtggacttagtcagccgatccataatcacccaaatagcatcgaacttcctcaaagtctgtgggagcctaactacgaagtccatggtgatccgctcccacttccactctgggatgtCTAAtatctgaagcaagccacctggtctctgatgttcatacttaacctg
The sequence above is drawn from the Nicotiana tabacum cultivar K326 chromosome 13, ASM71507v2, whole genome shotgun sequence genome and encodes:
- the LOC142168288 gene encoding uncharacterized protein LOC142168288, translated to MVADALSRKLGGTLAYLPIAKDIAACAMTRSSFIELVKAKQFEYPNLVNIQNSVQSKDIPAFSLDGEGVLKMNGRLYVPDIDGLRNEMAEAHSSRYSIHPGSTTMYKGLREIYWWNKMKENISDFVARCLNC